From a single Sediminibacterium sp. KACHI17 genomic region:
- a CDS encoding M14 family metallopeptidase — MKKTLLLLQLFLSQQLFAQKWQTIFEQSGGKQTVTYEECIRYYTSLDAAFSTIRIKQFGLTDAGYPLHLVLFSTDGTHDPEVWHKKNKLVIMINNGIHPGEPDGIDASMMLLRDLATGKVKAPDNVVLGIIPVYNIGGSLNRTPFSRVNQNGPESYGFRGNAQNLDLNRDFIKNDSRNAKEFAKIFHYLNPDILVDNHVSDGADYQHTMTLLTSQHNKLGPVMGAYLHDVFEPSLYKGMEQKNWNLIPYVSFEGGNPERNWTAFYDAPRYSSGYAALFQTMAFMPETHMLKPYDQRVKSTYDLMQTFLEEGTKQAASIKTTRKKAIEAVKQQKEFPQTYRVDTTRFDQIKFMGYTSAQKISEVTGMNRMYYDRSKPYTKEIKYYNYFKGEQLISKPTAYIIPQGWHEVIDRLSINKVEMQRLKKDTSIEVEVSRVVDFRTATRSFEKHYRQSGIRMSQQTEKIKFLKGDYIIYTGQAADRFLIETLETGTDDSYFSWNFFDAILQQKEGYSNYRWEDVAATYLNEHPELRAELEAKKKADEKFAASANAQLDFVYKKSPYYEPAHMRYPVFRLK, encoded by the coding sequence ATGAAAAAAACACTGCTTCTACTACAACTATTTCTGTCTCAACAATTATTTGCACAGAAATGGCAAACAATTTTCGAACAATCCGGAGGTAAACAGACCGTTACCTATGAAGAATGTATCCGTTATTATACCTCTTTGGATGCTGCATTTTCTACTATTCGCATCAAACAATTCGGACTTACAGATGCCGGATATCCCTTGCATTTAGTGCTGTTCAGTACTGATGGCACCCACGATCCTGAAGTCTGGCATAAAAAAAATAAACTGGTGATCATGATCAATAATGGCATTCATCCGGGAGAACCGGATGGAATTGATGCCAGTATGATGTTATTAAGAGATCTGGCCACAGGCAAGGTCAAAGCGCCTGATAATGTGGTATTGGGCATCATTCCGGTGTACAATATTGGAGGAAGCTTGAACAGAACACCTTTTTCAAGGGTGAATCAAAACGGACCGGAGAGCTATGGTTTTCGTGGTAATGCGCAGAATCTTGATCTGAATCGGGATTTCATCAAAAATGATAGTCGCAATGCAAAAGAGTTTGCAAAGATCTTTCATTACCTGAATCCGGATATACTAGTCGATAACCATGTCAGCGATGGTGCTGATTACCAACATACGATGACGCTACTCACTTCTCAGCACAATAAATTGGGACCTGTGATGGGCGCCTATTTACATGATGTTTTCGAACCCTCTCTATACAAAGGAATGGAGCAAAAAAACTGGAACCTGATCCCTTATGTAAGTTTTGAAGGAGGTAATCCAGAAAGAAACTGGACCGCCTTCTATGATGCCCCGCGTTATAGCAGCGGTTATGCTGCCTTATTTCAGACCATGGCCTTCATGCCTGAAACACATATGTTGAAGCCATATGACCAGCGTGTTAAGAGCACTTATGATCTGATGCAAACATTTCTTGAAGAAGGAACCAAACAAGCTGCTAGTATTAAAACAACAAGAAAAAAAGCGATCGAAGCTGTTAAGCAGCAAAAAGAATTTCCACAAACTTATCGTGTTGATACTACGCGATTTGATCAGATCAAATTCATGGGATATACTTCTGCCCAAAAGATCAGTGAAGTTACCGGAATGAACAGGATGTACTATGACCGATCAAAACCATATACCAAAGAGATCAAGTACTACAATTATTTCAAAGGAGAACAATTGATCAGCAAACCTACTGCATACATTATCCCACAGGGATGGCATGAAGTGATCGACAGATTATCGATCAATAAAGTAGAAATGCAACGATTAAAAAAAGATACATCGATTGAAGTAGAAGTATCTCGGGTCGTTGACTTCAGAACTGCTACCCGATCTTTTGAAAAGCATTATCGCCAATCAGGGATACGCATGTCACAACAAACGGAAAAGATCAAATTTTTAAAAGGAGACTACATTATTTATACCGGACAAGCGGCAGATCGTTTTCTGATAGAAACGCTTGAAACCGGTACAGATGATAGTTATTTCTCCTGGAACTTTTTTGATGCAATCCTCCAGCAAAAAGAAGGTTACAGTAACTATAGATGGGAAGATGTTGCAGCAACTTACCTGAATGAACATCCTGAACTAAGGGCTGAACTGGAGGCCAAAAAGAAAGCTGATGAAAAATTTGCAGCATCAGCAAATGCACAGCTAGACTTTGTATACAAGAAATCTCCCTACTACGAGCCGGCACATATGAGGTATCCGGTGTTTAGGTTGAAGTAG
- a CDS encoding response regulator transcription factor, whose product MENPHSILLVEDEAKLGPIIRDELRRQGYLVDLAIDGKEAEQAFQNKAYSIVLLDVNLPYKSGLELCREFRAANKTIPIIMLTAIGQIQDKVEAFDLGADDYIVKPFHFEELFVRLKALLKRTDKGQEDEKIIVDDLTIDMKNKSVVRAGMNINLTAKEFTLLTLLARNRERVISKQEILEKVWDLTFDTGTNTIEVYISFLRNKIDKPFEQKLIHTKPGFGYYIK is encoded by the coding sequence ATGGAAAACCCGCATAGTATTCTACTGGTTGAAGATGAAGCCAAGCTTGGCCCAATTATTAGGGATGAACTCAGGCGTCAGGGTTACCTGGTAGATTTGGCCATCGATGGAAAAGAAGCAGAACAAGCATTTCAAAATAAAGCATATTCAATTGTTTTACTCGATGTGAATCTGCCTTATAAAAGTGGACTTGAGTTATGCAGAGAATTTAGGGCAGCCAATAAAACCATTCCCATTATCATGTTAACGGCCATCGGTCAGATACAGGATAAAGTAGAAGCATTTGATTTGGGGGCAGATGATTATATCGTAAAACCTTTTCATTTTGAAGAACTGTTTGTTCGCTTAAAAGCCTTGCTAAAGCGAACAGATAAAGGTCAAGAAGACGAAAAGATCATCGTGGATGATCTTACCATCGACATGAAAAATAAGTCTGTGGTTAGGGCAGGCATGAATATCAACCTTACTGCCAAAGAGTTTACATTACTGACTTTATTGGCACGTAACCGTGAACGCGTGATATCCAAGCAAGAGATTTTAGAGAAAGTATGGGACCTGACTTTTGATACAGGTACTAATACCATTGAAGTGTACATCAGTTTTCTGCGTAATAAAATTGACAAACCTTTCGAACAAAAATTGATCCATACCAAACCAGGATTTGGTTATTACATCAAATAA
- a CDS encoding ATP-binding protein, with the protein MSFKLRFALRFTAVVALILLSCFSAIYFLYADFREEEFTKRLHHEGEEFYGFYQKQLRYKSPVELIFFNEIQKNILAGEQVVILDSVQKVIFAYPATIQLGTYQQMIADLQANKELERAVGNRFYANVYFPADKVNVIISGIDIIGQEQLSRLFWILLFAFALALMITGILSYWLSRSFTAPLLELGKQMGDITGVDLKKRIPENAQVAEINLIAGKFNAMLARLEKTFEFQRSFVHHASHELRTPLATMLSHTESALKNHLSEEEYRTVLASLQQDQERMIELTNSLLLISQFEQQGFDKTWPVCRVDEILYDKISISVKMFPDIGISLVFSNTPSSDDDLNVRGNEALLKSMFSNLIRNGYLYSVNKKVEIILEFIEHDILVHVETRGDHLSEAEREKIMIPFFRGQQARQKASGVGLGLTIVHRILNMHKGSLTYTPMPNQVNRFTVTLPKATP; encoded by the coding sequence ATGAGTTTTAAACTCCGTTTTGCCCTTCGTTTTACAGCTGTAGTGGCATTGATCTTACTGAGTTGCTTTAGTGCAATTTATTTTTTGTATGCAGACTTCCGTGAAGAGGAGTTTACCAAAAGGTTGCATCATGAAGGAGAAGAGTTTTACGGGTTTTATCAAAAGCAGCTTCGATATAAGTCACCGGTAGAATTGATTTTTTTTAATGAGATCCAAAAAAATATCCTGGCCGGTGAGCAAGTCGTCATACTTGATTCTGTTCAGAAGGTCATATTTGCGTATCCTGCTACTATACAACTTGGAACTTACCAACAAATGATCGCTGACCTCCAAGCGAACAAAGAGCTTGAACGTGCTGTAGGTAATCGATTCTATGCCAATGTATATTTTCCAGCGGATAAGGTCAATGTAATTATTTCGGGTATTGATATCATTGGACAGGAGCAATTGTCAAGACTTTTCTGGATTTTATTATTTGCTTTTGCGTTGGCATTAATGATCACGGGAATTCTTTCTTATTGGTTGAGCAGATCCTTTACAGCGCCCCTGCTTGAATTGGGAAAACAAATGGGGGATATTACAGGAGTTGATTTGAAGAAAAGAATTCCGGAGAATGCTCAGGTTGCAGAAATCAATTTGATCGCAGGGAAGTTCAATGCAATGCTGGCAAGGCTTGAGAAGACATTTGAATTTCAAAGGAGTTTTGTGCATCATGCTTCCCATGAATTGAGAACTCCGTTAGCAACCATGTTATCGCATACAGAGTCGGCCTTAAAGAATCATCTGAGCGAAGAAGAATACAGAACTGTTCTTGCTTCTTTACAGCAGGATCAGGAGCGCATGATCGAACTCACCAACTCACTTTTATTGATCTCTCAATTTGAGCAACAGGGTTTTGACAAAACATGGCCGGTCTGCAGAGTAGATGAGATATTGTATGATAAGATCAGTATCAGTGTAAAAATGTTTCCGGACATTGGTATTTCATTGGTCTTTTCCAATACCCCATCTTCAGATGATGACCTGAATGTTAGGGGAAATGAAGCTTTATTAAAATCAATGTTCAGTAATCTGATTCGGAATGGATATCTCTATTCTGTCAATAAGAAAGTAGAGATCATTTTGGAGTTCATCGAACATGATATTCTGGTACATGTTGAAACCAGAGGTGACCATCTGAGCGAAGCGGAGCGGGAAAAAATCATGATTCCTTTTTTCAGGGGACAACAAGCGCGGCAAAAAGCTTCTGGGGTCGGATTGGGGCTAACCATTGTACACCGAATCCTGAATATGCATAAAGGAAGTCTGACCTATACGCCGATGCCTAACCAAGTGAACCGGTTCACGGTTACATTACCAAAAGCTACCCCATAA
- the rpsT gene encoding 30S ribosomal protein S20 translates to MANHSATKKDVRQAAKRRDRNRYYGKTTRNAIRDLKAGTDVKAYTEGLPNVISMIDKLAKRGIIHKNKAANLKSKLAKKANVTA, encoded by the coding sequence ATGGCAAATCATTCAGCTACTAAGAAAGATGTGAGACAAGCTGCTAAGCGTCGCGATCGTAACCGTTATTATGGTAAAACTACCCGTAACGCCATCCGTGACCTGAAAGCCGGTACAGACGTTAAAGCGTATACCGAAGGGCTGCCGAACGTTATTTCTATGATCGATAAGTTAGCAAAGCGTGGTATCATCCACAAGAATAAAGCTGCTAACCTGAAGAGCAAATTAGCGAAGAAAGCAAACGTAACTGCTTAA
- a CDS encoding 2-oxoglutarate dehydrogenase E1 component: MKDFSYITNSHPAYIESLYQEFVQNPEAVDPDLKKFFEGFDFAVSNASGTVVSSNGQITAADNIDWMKEIKVYRLILGYRNKGHLIAKTNPIRQRKDRGANLDLSFFGLSEADLNTTYQAGNLIGLGATTLKNILQHLNSCYASNVGIEFKYISDQKKIDWLTREMEQQFVKPLSLDKKKRVLEKLNQGVMFEKFLHTKYIGQKRFSLEGGETTIAALDAIINTAANHEVQEVVIGMAHRGRLNVLANIMGKTYEQIFSEFEGTAVMDQTMGSGDVKYHMGYGSEIQTPDQKTIHLKLMPNPSHLEAVDPVVVGFARAKADVLYNSDFDKILPILIHGDASVAGQGIVYEVLQMSNLRGYYTGGTIHYVINNQIGFTTDFDDARSADYCTSIASMVQAPVLHVNGDDAESVVKCAEIATRYRQEFNSDIFIDMVCYRKHGHNEGDDPKYTQPQLYALIDKHQNPREIYTQYLMQNGEPDAQQLAKEMEKKFWADLQERLDEVKQNPLPYKYQTPELVWKSMRKATDEDFDQSPVTAVPQEQIQQMFAKLMTWPAEFKPLKKVEKLLQDKTKLLETEQKIDWATAELLAYGSILMEGNIVRMSGQDVQRGTFSHRHAILRDENTNKGYNRLNHFTDNQESFRIYNSLLSEYGVLGFEYGYAMANPNALVIWEAQFGDFCNGAQTMIDQFIAAGEQKWQRQNGVVMLLPHGYEGQGPEHSSARLERFLQMCAELNMVITNITTASNLFHALRRQLAWNFRKPMINFSPKANLRNPATYSSITELSEGGFKEVIDDTFVDSAAQVKKVLLCTGKLFFEMSDKQQKENRKDIAIVRLEQLYPLPQKQLEALHKKYNKATWFWVQEEPLNMGAASFLQMNLKNINFGVISRNASAATATGYAKVHAAEQAEIINTAFDI, encoded by the coding sequence ATGAAGGATTTTTCGTATATCACAAACTCCCATCCTGCATACATCGAGAGTCTTTATCAGGAATTTGTTCAGAATCCTGAAGCTGTTGATCCGGACCTGAAAAAGTTTTTTGAAGGTTTTGATTTTGCTGTGTCCAATGCATCCGGTACGGTTGTGAGCAGTAATGGACAGATCACTGCTGCAGATAATATTGATTGGATGAAGGAGATCAAAGTGTATCGTTTGATCCTTGGATATCGCAACAAAGGTCATCTGATTGCGAAAACCAATCCGATCCGTCAACGTAAAGACCGTGGCGCTAATCTGGATCTTTCATTCTTTGGTTTATCAGAAGCGGATCTGAATACGACTTATCAGGCAGGCAATCTCATCGGATTGGGAGCAACTACATTGAAAAATATTTTGCAGCATTTAAATAGCTGTTATGCTTCCAATGTAGGTATCGAATTCAAATATATCAGTGATCAAAAGAAAATAGATTGGCTGACCCGTGAAATGGAACAACAGTTTGTGAAACCACTTTCACTGGATAAGAAAAAACGTGTGTTGGAAAAGCTGAACCAAGGGGTGATGTTTGAAAAGTTCTTGCACACAAAATATATCGGTCAAAAACGTTTCTCACTGGAAGGTGGTGAAACAACCATCGCAGCATTGGATGCGATCATCAATACTGCTGCAAATCATGAAGTGCAGGAAGTGGTGATCGGTATGGCACACCGTGGTCGTTTGAATGTGTTGGCGAATATCATGGGTAAGACCTATGAGCAGATATTCAGTGAATTCGAAGGAACTGCTGTCATGGATCAAACCATGGGTAGTGGTGACGTGAAATATCATATGGGTTATGGTAGTGAGATCCAGACACCGGATCAGAAAACCATTCATCTGAAATTAATGCCGAATCCATCTCATCTCGAAGCTGTGGACCCGGTAGTGGTTGGTTTTGCAAGAGCGAAAGCAGATGTATTGTATAACAGTGACTTTGATAAGATACTTCCCATACTTATACATGGAGATGCTTCTGTGGCCGGACAGGGTATTGTTTATGAAGTTTTGCAGATGAGTAATTTGCGTGGTTATTATACCGGTGGCACGATTCATTATGTGATCAATAACCAGATTGGATTTACCACTGATTTTGATGATGCAAGAAGTGCCGACTATTGTACTTCTATTGCCTCGATGGTACAAGCACCGGTATTACATGTGAATGGAGATGATGCAGAGTCTGTGGTAAAATGTGCGGAGATCGCAACACGCTATCGTCAGGAATTCAATTCCGATATTTTCATTGACATGGTTTGTTACCGCAAACATGGACACAATGAAGGGGATGATCCAAAGTATACACAGCCTCAGTTATACGCACTGATCGATAAGCACCAGAATCCACGTGAGATCTATACCCAGTATCTGATGCAAAACGGAGAGCCTGATGCACAGCAATTGGCTAAAGAAATGGAGAAGAAATTCTGGGCTGATCTTCAGGAACGTTTGGATGAAGTAAAACAAAATCCGCTTCCTTACAAATATCAGACTCCTGAATTGGTTTGGAAAAGCATGCGTAAGGCAACGGATGAAGATTTTGATCAGTCTCCTGTTACCGCAGTTCCCCAAGAACAGATCCAGCAAATGTTCGCTAAGTTGATGACTTGGCCTGCCGAATTCAAACCATTGAAGAAGGTAGAGAAGTTGTTGCAGGACAAAACAAAATTGCTCGAAACAGAACAGAAAATAGATTGGGCAACTGCAGAACTACTTGCGTATGGTTCTATTCTGATGGAAGGAAACATCGTTCGCATGAGTGGACAAGATGTTCAGCGTGGTACGTTTAGTCACCGACATGCGATTCTGCGCGACGAGAATACCAATAAAGGTTACAATCGTTTGAATCATTTTACTGATAACCAGGAATCATTCCGTATCTACAATTCTCTTTTGAGTGAATATGGTGTGTTAGGGTTTGAATATGGTTATGCAATGGCGAATCCCAATGCATTGGTAATATGGGAAGCACAGTTCGGTGATTTCTGTAATGGTGCACAAACCATGATCGATCAGTTCATTGCGGCTGGAGAACAGAAATGGCAGCGTCAAAATGGGGTGGTCATGTTATTGCCACATGGATATGAAGGACAGGGTCCGGAGCATAGCAGTGCAAGATTGGAACGTTTTCTGCAAATGTGTGCTGAGTTGAATATGGTGATCACGAATATCACAACTGCCTCAAATCTATTTCATGCATTGCGCCGCCAGCTAGCCTGGAATTTCCGTAAACCTATGATCAATTTTTCACCGAAGGCAAATCTCAGAAATCCTGCTACCTATAGCAGCATCACTGAATTGTCAGAGGGAGGATTCAAGGAAGTAATCGATGACACATTTGTAGATAGTGCTGCACAAGTGAAAAAAGTGTTGTTGTGTACAGGAAAGCTGTTTTTTGAAATGTCTGACAAGCAGCAAAAAGAAAACAGAAAAGATATTGCGATCGTTCGCTTAGAGCAATTGTATCCATTGCCACAAAAACAATTGGAGGCATTGCATAAGAAATACAACAAAGCAACCTGGTTCTGGGTTCAGGAAGAACCATTGAATATGGGTGCTGCGTCGTTCCTGCAAATGAATCTTAAGAATATCAATTTTGGTGTGATCAGTCGTAATGCGAGTGCAGCAACTGCTACAGGGTATGCGAAAGTGCATGCAGCAGAACAAGCTGAGATCATTAATACCGCATTTGATATTTAA
- the odhB gene encoding 2-oxoglutarate dehydrogenase complex dihydrolipoyllysine-residue succinyltransferase, giving the protein MIEIKVPTVGESINEVTLLKWTKKDGEWVERDEVIAELESEKATFEVNAEQAGILTTVGKEGDTLNIGDVLAKIDETAAKPEGAPAAPAVKETAAPAPVKNEAPVTAVSNDIKATPVASAIIADKKVDPSNIKPTGAGGKIVKHDVLEALANPGKKAFAGGELYSRNVRQEKMSNLRKTISKRLVEAKNTTAMLTTFNEVDMTRIMEVRKQYKDKFKELHGVNLGFMSFFAKACAIALGEWPSVNAYIDGDQLVYHDYADISIAVSTPRGLTVPVMRNVESLSMADIEKKVVELAGKARDSKLTAEELQGGTFTITNGGVFGSLMSTPIINIPQSAILGMHKIQERPMAINGQVVVRPMMYLALSYDHRIIDGRESVSFLVRVKELLENPELLLFGKDPVKTLLEV; this is encoded by the coding sequence ATGATTGAGATAAAAGTACCAACAGTAGGAGAGTCCATTAACGAAGTAACCTTGTTGAAATGGACCAAAAAAGACGGAGAATGGGTTGAGCGTGATGAAGTGATCGCTGAACTGGAAAGTGAGAAAGCCACTTTTGAAGTGAATGCGGAACAAGCCGGTATTCTTACCACCGTGGGAAAAGAAGGGGATACATTGAATATTGGTGATGTACTCGCTAAAATTGATGAAACCGCTGCTAAGCCTGAAGGAGCCCCAGCTGCTCCTGCAGTAAAAGAAACTGCTGCACCTGCACCGGTTAAAAATGAAGCGCCGGTAACGGCAGTATCTAATGATATCAAAGCAACGCCTGTTGCTTCTGCGATCATTGCTGATAAGAAAGTAGATCCTTCCAATATCAAACCAACGGGTGCTGGCGGAAAGATCGTGAAACATGATGTACTGGAAGCATTGGCCAATCCGGGTAAAAAAGCATTTGCGGGTGGTGAACTATATAGCAGAAATGTTCGTCAGGAAAAGATGAGCAATCTTCGTAAAACCATCAGTAAACGCCTGGTAGAAGCGAAGAATACAACCGCCATGCTTACTACATTCAATGAAGTGGATATGACCCGCATCATGGAAGTACGTAAACAGTATAAAGACAAATTCAAAGAATTACATGGTGTGAATCTGGGCTTCATGAGTTTCTTTGCAAAAGCATGTGCTATTGCATTGGGTGAATGGCCTTCTGTTAATGCCTATATCGATGGAGATCAGCTTGTGTATCATGACTATGCAGATATCAGTATTGCAGTAAGTACACCCCGCGGATTAACCGTACCTGTTATGCGTAATGTTGAAAGCCTGAGCATGGCAGATATCGAAAAGAAAGTTGTAGAGCTGGCAGGAAAAGCACGTGATAGTAAGCTTACAGCCGAAGAATTACAAGGAGGAACTTTTACCATCACAAATGGTGGTGTTTTCGGAAGTTTAATGAGTACTCCGATTATCAATATTCCACAAAGTGCTATCCTCGGAATGCACAAAATTCAGGAAAGACCAATGGCCATTAATGGACAAGTAGTTGTTCGTCCAATGATGTACCTGGCACTAAGTTATGATCACCGCATCATCGATGGACGTGAAAGTGTTAGCTTCCTTGTAAGAGTGAAGGAACTACTTGAAAATCCTGAATTACTGCTCTTCGGTAAAGACCCGGTGAAAACATTACTGGAAGTATAG
- a CDS encoding methyltransferase domain-containing protein, producing MMRFQSYFNTAISLIQGYNGSQPLVHYLKAYFAQEKKHGAKDRKYISHLCYSYYRLGHALKELSVKDRLKIALFFAEKAPGYWSGLYKPDWVKNWNEQLEQRIAFVEQLYPVFSIQHIYPWKEEISAGIDIPALSIGEFTQPDLFIRIRPGFENVVRSKLKDAEIAFQELSEATLALPNGTKLDNVLEIDQEAVIQDLNSQRVRLLFPVLEGSNLRVWDCCAASGGKSILTYDHLKQDFSLTVSDARNSILHNLKQRFSRAGIERYESFIADLSVSTFAFNGEPYDLVICDAPCTGSGTWSRTPEQLAFFSTDKITLYTTLQRKISQNVAKAVKPGGYLMYITCSLFRRENEEIVKQLLEENDTLELVMQQLMTGYHQKSDTMFAALLKRKV from the coding sequence ATGATGCGATTCCAGTCATATTTCAATACTGCTATATCTCTTATTCAGGGATATAACGGATCGCAGCCATTGGTGCATTACCTCAAAGCCTATTTTGCCCAAGAGAAAAAACATGGTGCAAAAGACAGAAAATATATCTCACATCTTTGTTACAGTTATTACAGATTAGGACATGCGCTGAAGGAGTTATCTGTAAAAGATCGATTGAAGATCGCATTGTTCTTTGCAGAGAAAGCTCCTGGTTATTGGTCCGGTTTGTATAAACCTGATTGGGTAAAGAACTGGAATGAACAATTAGAACAACGAATAGCATTTGTTGAGCAACTCTACCCCGTATTTAGTATACAGCATATTTACCCGTGGAAAGAAGAGATCAGTGCAGGCATCGATATCCCGGCATTGAGTATAGGAGAGTTTACTCAACCTGATCTTTTTATCCGTATAAGACCCGGATTTGAAAATGTCGTTCGTAGCAAACTGAAAGATGCAGAGATCGCCTTTCAGGAATTATCAGAAGCTACATTGGCGTTACCCAATGGCACTAAGCTCGATAATGTATTGGAAATTGATCAAGAAGCGGTGATCCAGGATCTGAATTCACAGCGGGTAAGATTATTGTTTCCTGTGCTAGAAGGATCCAATCTACGGGTTTGGGATTGCTGTGCAGCCAGTGGAGGAAAATCTATTCTTACTTATGATCACTTAAAGCAAGATTTTTCACTGACAGTATCGGATGCGCGAAATTCTATTCTTCATAATCTTAAGCAACGCTTTAGCAGAGCAGGGATCGAACGGTATGAATCTTTTATTGCAGATCTTTCTGTTTCTACTTTTGCATTCAACGGCGAGCCATATGATCTGGTCATATGTGATGCGCCTTGTACTGGAAGTGGTACCTGGTCCAGAACACCCGAACAACTGGCTTTCTTTAGTACGGATAAAATCACTTTATATACTACGCTTCAAAGAAAGATCAGTCAAAATGTAGCCAAGGCTGTAAAACCAGGCGGCTATTTGATGTACATCACCTGTTCATTATTTCGCAGAGAGAATGAAGAGATCGTGAAGCAGTTGCTCGAAGAGAATGATACACTAGAATTGGTTATGCAGCAACTCATGACAGGGTACCATCAGAAATCAGATACAATGTTCGCAGCCTTGCTCAAACGAAAAGTCTAA
- the mnmA gene encoding tRNA 2-thiouridine(34) synthase MnmA has translation MSRKGKVLVAMSGGIDSTVTALMLHNEGYEVVGITMKTWDYASSGTSSKETGCCNIDSFNDARQAAVHHGFPHFILDIREEFGDFVIENFVEEYLAGRTPNPCVMCNTHIKWRALLKRANALNCDFIATGHYAEIRQHTNGRYVISKGLDATKDQSYVLWGLDQELLSRTIMPLGKYHKKDIRQMAMDMGYPELAKKSESYEICFVPDNDYRGFLKRNVDGLEEKVNGGWFVDKTGKKLGQHKGYPFYTIGQRKGLDIALGKPAYVTAIDPNTNTVVLGDEEDLEQNDMLVTKMNWIKYDGITDGMEAMAKIRYKDSGALANLYNHENGIRVRFYEHVKSIAPGQSAVFYEGNDVIGGGIIQRGELSTL, from the coding sequence ATGAGCCGTAAAGGAAAAGTGTTGGTAGCGATGAGTGGCGGTATAGATAGTACCGTTACGGCACTCATGCTCCATAATGAAGGATATGAAGTAGTAGGCATTACCATGAAAACATGGGACTATGCCAGTAGCGGTACAAGTTCCAAAGAAACAGGCTGCTGTAATATTGACTCTTTCAACGATGCCCGTCAGGCTGCCGTACACCATGGCTTCCCTCACTTCATCCTCGATATCCGTGAAGAGTTCGGAGATTTCGTGATCGAAAATTTTGTTGAAGAATACCTCGCAGGTCGTACTCCTAATCCCTGCGTGATGTGTAATACCCATATCAAATGGCGAGCCTTGCTGAAAAGGGCGAATGCACTCAACTGTGATTTTATTGCGACCGGGCATTATGCTGAAATCAGGCAACATACCAATGGCCGCTATGTCATCAGCAAAGGGTTGGATGCAACCAAAGATCAGAGTTATGTATTGTGGGGACTGGATCAAGAATTACTTAGCAGAACCATCATGCCCTTAGGTAAATATCATAAAAAAGATATTCGCCAAATGGCGATGGATATGGGCTACCCAGAACTCGCTAAAAAAAGCGAGAGCTATGAAATATGTTTTGTGCCGGATAATGATTACCGTGGCTTCTTAAAAAGAAATGTTGATGGACTAGAAGAAAAAGTCAATGGTGGTTGGTTTGTGGACAAAACAGGAAAAAAATTAGGTCAGCATAAAGGCTATCCTTTTTATACCATCGGTCAGCGTAAAGGACTTGATATTGCATTGGGTAAACCTGCATATGTCACTGCGATAGATCCGAATACAAATACTGTAGTATTGGGCGACGAAGAAGACCTTGAGCAAAACGATATGCTGGTCACCAAAATGAATTGGATCAAGTACGATGGTATCACGGACGGTATGGAAGCCATGGCTAAAATCCGTTATAAAGACAGTGGTGCGTTAGCCAATCTATACAACCATGAGAATGGTATACGTGTTCGTTTTTATGAACATGTAAAAAGTATTGCTCCCGGACAAAGTGCTGTTTTCTATGAAGGCAATGATGTGATTGGTGGTGGAATCATTCAACGTGGTGAGCTGTCTACGCTTTAG
- a CDS encoding aspartyl protease family protein, translating into MQGLQLTIPTLQDHGPIVEAEIHTDEETFLNVKNFNGYHTYITTKLLIDTGSNISGLDKSIIERLQLNQYRDDATVDGAGGRYELKLFRAILYLPIFREKALPIDVVEGDYSNAPYDGIIGRDVLRYCSFVYDGWSHTFKLMAVDL; encoded by the coding sequence ATGCAGGGATTACAATTAACCATTCCAACCTTACAGGACCACGGTCCGATCGTTGAAGCCGAAATTCACACGGATGAAGAAACTTTTTTAAATGTCAAGAACTTCAACGGATACCATACCTATATCACTACAAAATTATTGATTGACACCGGTTCGAATATTTCCGGGTTAGATAAGTCCATCATTGAACGCTTACAACTGAATCAATACCGTGATGATGCAACTGTAGATGGCGCTGGTGGACGCTACGAGTTAAAGCTCTTTCGAGCCATTCTTTACCTTCCCATTTTCCGGGAAAAAGCACTGCCTATTGACGTTGTCGAGGGTGATTATAGCAATGCTCCTTATGATGGCATCATTGGTAGAGATGTTCTTAGGTATTGCAGTTTTGTATATGACGGATGGAGTCATACTTTCAAACTGATGGCCGTAGACCTCTGA